One window of Triticum dicoccoides isolate Atlit2015 ecotype Zavitan chromosome 5A, WEW_v2.0, whole genome shotgun sequence genomic DNA carries:
- the LOC119303970 gene encoding uncharacterized protein LOC119303970 isoform X1 has product MGAIDLGNPLLNRTVDGFLKIGAAWSMEWKGPVVTVTRPEWGVGEAAGRRICVKATIERNKKANHDTSNSSTVAEVNAHFAILGEPGVLYGEAKQQPTTQLVTPDEGTTTHHDYPLEGLPSLHPAVRTEQGGVIVHTVELVEP; this is encoded by the exons ATGGGGGCCATAGACCTTGGGAACCCGCTCCTCAACCGCACCGTCGACGGCTTCCTCAAGATCGGCGCC GCATGGAGTATGGAGTGGAAAGGGCCAGTGGTGACTGTGACTCG tcCAGAATGGGGCGTGGGAGAAGCTGCCGGCCGGCGGATCTG TGTGAAAGCCACCATTGAGAGGAACAAAAAGGCCAACCATGACACATCCAACTCTAGCACGGTTGCAGAAGTCAATGCCCAC TTTGCTATCTTAGGAGAACCTGGTGTGCTATATGGGGAAGCAAAGCAGCAACCCACAACTCAACTTGTGACTCCAGATGAAGGCACCACGACGCACCATGATTATCCATTGGAAG GGCTTCCGAGTTTGCACCCCGCCGTCCGGACGgagcaaggaggggtcatcgtccaCACCGTGGAGTTGGTTGAGCCTTGA
- the LOC119303970 gene encoding uncharacterized protein LOC119303970 isoform X2 gives MEWKGPVVTVTRPEWGVGEAAGRRICVKATIERNKKANHDTSNSSTVAEVNAHFAILGEPGVLYGEAKQQPTTQLVTPDEGTTTHHDYPLEGLPSLHPAVRTEQGGVIVHTVELVEP, from the exons ATGGAGTGGAAAGGGCCAGTGGTGACTGTGACTCG tcCAGAATGGGGCGTGGGAGAAGCTGCCGGCCGGCGGATCTG TGTGAAAGCCACCATTGAGAGGAACAAAAAGGCCAACCATGACACATCCAACTCTAGCACGGTTGCAGAAGTCAATGCCCAC TTTGCTATCTTAGGAGAACCTGGTGTGCTATATGGGGAAGCAAAGCAGCAACCCACAACTCAACTTGTGACTCCAGATGAAGGCACCACGACGCACCATGATTATCCATTGGAAG GGCTTCCGAGTTTGCACCCCGCCGTCCGGACGgagcaaggaggggtcatcgtccaCACCGTGGAGTTGGTTGAGCCTTGA